The following proteins come from a genomic window of Salvia hispanica cultivar TCC Black 2014 chromosome 4, UniMelb_Shisp_WGS_1.0, whole genome shotgun sequence:
- the LOC125223705 gene encoding probable aspartyl protease At4g16563: MLSLPHLPLLSLLSLFSLSYAYTTTLSLSPTAAAAPPLANPWQRLAHLATASTTRAHHLKTTVPTKVPLFPRGYGGYSISLSFGTPPQTSSFIMDTGSSLLWFPCTRRYSCNSCNFADIDPTNITTFIPKSSSSAKIIGCANPKCKWIFPNLRCRECGNNQTRTRCTQPCPPYIIQYGSGSTTGLLLSDSLVFPDKTVDNFVVGCSIFSNRQPAGIAGFGRGPESLPAQMSLKKFSYCLVSHRFDGEPITSDLVLDTSGAAAIGGGIKYTPFRKNPSSGNSAFHDYYYVTLRKITVGGVKVKAPYKYLVPDSDGRGGTIVDSGTTFTYMEKEVFELVAEEFERQIGKKYGRAAAVEKEAGLRPCYNISGEKAVDLPQLTFQFKGGAKMALPLADYFSFLDESVICMTIVSSGGMEDGFGPGPAIILGNYQQQNFYIEYDLENERFGFRSQVCK, from the coding sequence ATGTTGTCTCTTCCTCACCtccctctcctctctctcctctctctcttctctctctcctacgCCTACACCACtaccctctccctctcccccaccgccgccgccgccccgcCGCTCGCTAACCCATGGCAGAGGCTAGCCCACCTCGCCACCGCGTCCACCACCCGGGCCCACCACCTGAAGACCACCGTCCCCACCAAAGTCCCACTCTTCCCCCGCGGCTACGGCGGCTACTCCATCTCCCTCAGCTTCGGCACGCCGCCGCAGACCTCCTCCTTCATCATGGACACCGGCAGCAGCCTCCTCTGGTTCCCATGCACTCGCCGCTACTCCTGCAACTCCTGCAACTTCGCCGACATCGACCCCACCAACATCACCACTTTCATCCCCaaatcctcctcctccgccaaAATCATCGGCTGCGCAAACCCTAAATGCAAATGGATTTTCCCCAATCTCCGCTGCAGAGAGTGCGGGAATAACCAAACCCGCACCCGCTGCACCCAGCCCTGCCCGCCCTACATAATCCAATACGGGTCCGGGTCGACCACCGGGTTACTCCTATCCGATTCATTAGTATTTCCTGATAAAACGGTCGACAATTTCGTCGTCGGCTGCTCGATTTTCTCCAACCGCCAGCCGGCCGGCATTGCCGGCTTCGGCCGCGGACCGGAGTCGCTGCCGGCTCAGATGAGCCTCAAGAAATTCTCCTACTGCCTCGTCTCCCATCGCTTCGACGGAGAACCGATCACCAGCGATTTAGTACTCGATACCAGCGGCGCCGCCGCCATAGGAGGCGGAATCAAGTACACTCCATTCCGGAAGAATCCGTCGTCGGGGAACTCCGCGTTTCACGATTACTACTACGTCACGCTGCGTAAGATCACAGTCGGTGGAGTCAAAGTCAAAGCGCCGTACAAATATCTGGTGCCTGATTCCGACGGGAGAGGCGGAACGATCGTCGACTCCGGCACGACCTTCACCTACATGGAGAAGGAGGTGTTCGAGCTGGTGGCGGAGGAGTTTGAGAGGCAGATTGGGAAAAAATACGGCCGGGCCGCCGCCGTCGAGAAGGAGGCCGGCCTTCGGCCCTGCTACAATATCTCCGGCGAAAAGGCGGTGGATTTGCCCCAACTGACGTTCCAATTTAAGGGCGGAGCGAAGATGGCGCTGCCGTTGGCGGATTACTTCTCCTTTCTGGATGAATCGGTGATTTGTATGACAATTGTTTCGAGCGGTGGGATGGAGGATGGGTTCGGGCCGGGCCCTGCTATAATTTTGGGGAATTATCAGCAGCAGAATTTTTACATTGAGTATGATTTGGAAAATGAGAGGTTTGGGTTTCGGAGCCAAGTATGCAAATGA
- the LOC125218660 gene encoding NDR1/HIN1-like protein 3 — protein MGEPHLNGAYYGPSIPPPSKSSKKYYRPGRDGGGCCCNPFSCCCGCLMNCLCTCICQILFTILIIVGIVVLVFWLVFRPNTVKFHVNEASLTEFNIRNNTLHYNLALNLTIRNPNKRIGIYYDRIEARAFYQGQRFHTVDLQKFYQGKKNTSNVSAEFKGSQLVPLGAKEMSKYNEDLSAGRYDIDIKLYLRIRLKFWFVKSTRVKPKIDCDLDIPLSSNGTVSGGAYEPTRCDFDWR, from the coding sequence ATGGGAGAGCCGCACCTGAATGGGGCCTACTACGGCCCCTCCATTCCTCCGCCGTCGAAATCGTCGAAAAAATACTACCGCCCTGGCCGCGACGGAGGTGGATGTTGCTGTAACCCCTTCTCCTGCTGCTGCGGCTGCCTCATGAACTGCCTCTGCACCTGCATCTGCCAGATCCTCTTCACCATCCTCATCATCGTCGGAATCGTCGTCCTCGTGTTCTGGCTGGTTTTCCGCCCCAACACCGTCAAATTCCATGTCAACGAGGCCTCGCTCACCGAGTTCAACATCCGCAACAACACCCTCCACTACAATCTGGCGCTGAATCTGACGATTCGCAACCCGAACAAGCGAATCGGCATCTACTACGACCGGATCGAGGCTAGGGCTTTCTACCAAGGCCAGCGATTCCACACCGTCGACCTGCAGAAGTTCTATCAGGGGAAGAAAAACACCAGCAATGTCAGCGCCGAGTTCAAAGGATCGCAATTGGTGCCGCTCGGAGCCAAAGAGATGTCGAAATACAACGAAGATCTGAGCGCCGGCAGGTACGACATCGACATCAAGCTGTATCTGCGGATCAGACTCAAGTTTTGGTTTGTGAAATCCACCAGAGTGAAGCCGAAGATCGATTGCGATCTGGACATTCCGTTGAGTTCAAACGGGACGGTCTCAGGGGGGGCTTACGAGCCCACGAGGTGCGATTTCGATTGGCGTTGA